A single window of Methanoregula sp. DNA harbors:
- a CDS encoding DNA-directed RNA polymerase, subunit E'', producing MPPPGKKKQGKVCRDCHRVVDGENCVVCGTTNLSDDWAGYLVIIDPEHSDIAKKMNIRLQGRYALKVR from the coding sequence ATGCCACCTCCCGGGAAGAAGAAACAGGGCAAGGTATGCCGCGACTGCCATCGCGTTGTAGACGGGGAGAACTGCGTGGTCTGCGGCACCACGAACTTAAGCGATGACTGGGCAGGGTATCTTGTCATCATCGACCCCGAACACTCTGATATAGCAAAAAAGATGAACATCAGACTCCAGGGCCGGTATGCGCTGAAGGTTCGCTGA